Proteins encoded within one genomic window of Thermococcus celer Vu 13 = JCM 8558:
- the artF gene encoding archaeosortase family protein ArtF: MKRDSVIFNLLLLLGYLIGFSIVVLVIGAKFGKPLVLIEAKNVHALLSFLGVSNTLLGNMIYLPGERLAFEITWQCSGTFTLSLYTAVYLAFPRIRRNVREWIIGASVIYLLNLLRVAIAIYLYHRSGEGVFNLFHYTIGPAILFGAVVILLGRLLVKSLRAQQD; the protein is encoded by the coding sequence ATGAAGAGGGATAGCGTAATCTTTAACCTCCTGCTCCTGCTCGGATACCTCATCGGATTTTCGATAGTCGTGCTGGTGATAGGGGCGAAATTCGGGAAGCCTCTGGTTTTAATCGAGGCAAAAAACGTCCATGCCCTCCTTAGTTTCCTCGGCGTATCAAACACCCTCCTCGGCAACATGATCTATCTCCCGGGTGAAAGGCTGGCATTCGAGATAACCTGGCAGTGCAGCGGAACGTTTACTTTAAGCCTTTACACCGCTGTGTATTTAGCTTTCCCAAGGATAAGGAGAAACGTACGGGAATGGATCATCGGCGCCTCAGTGATATACCTCCTGAACCTCCTTCGGGTGGCAATTGCCATCTATCTCTACCACCGCTCAGGGGAGGGGGTCTTCAACCTCTTCCACTACACGATAGGACCCGCCATCCTCTTCGGGGCCGTTGTCATCCTCCTCGGCCGTCTCCTCGTGAAGAGCCTGAGGGCCCAACAGGATTGA
- a CDS encoding LamG domain-containing protein: MGTLRLVRDAVVVVTLLLILTGLSNAAGGTLSGNVLHVWSHDMGSSYTEIHNVNRGIKKDTYAIEQTVLAKNYSGSAGVTLLEVQVTDGGRTRWYSVYWYGGNSVDVFGKTVNLDMSVPHTYRIEVTRNNVKFYIDGGLVKTIKKRHITKIQQVNAGRWDEGSTYDLYIDDVREYWNGDVIAQENFDDGSDDFYTSDVSRGSGNSDEEIIQSEGVPEFPFLEPVIDEVMKALNL, encoded by the coding sequence ATGGGAACCCTTAGACTGGTGAGAGATGCGGTGGTGGTAGTCACTTTACTCCTAATCCTCACGGGGTTATCCAACGCCGCCGGAGGGACGCTCAGCGGGAACGTCCTCCACGTCTGGAGCCACGATATGGGCAGTTCGTATACGGAAATTCACAACGTCAACAGGGGCATCAAAAAAGATACCTACGCTATCGAGCAGACGGTTCTGGCGAAAAACTACAGTGGGAGTGCCGGCGTTACGTTGCTTGAGGTCCAGGTAACCGATGGTGGCAGAACCAGGTGGTACAGCGTGTACTGGTATGGCGGAAACAGCGTGGACGTGTTCGGCAAAACCGTGAACCTCGACATGAGCGTCCCCCACACTTACAGGATAGAGGTTACACGAAACAACGTCAAGTTTTACATCGATGGGGGTCTTGTTAAAACCATTAAAAAGAGGCACATAACCAAAATCCAGCAGGTCAATGCCGGAAGGTGGGACGAGGGGAGCACCTACGACCTCTACATAGACGACGTCAGGGAGTACTGGAACGGGGATGTAATCGCTCAGGAAAACTTCGACGACGGGAGCGACGACTTCTATACCTCCGATGTGTCAAGGGGCAGTGGAAACAGCGATGAGGAGATAATACAGAGCGAGGGCGTTCCGGAGTTCCCGTTCCTCGAGCCGGTGATAGATGAAGTCATGAAAGCCCTGAACCTCTGA